From a region of the Impatiens glandulifera chromosome 4, dImpGla2.1, whole genome shotgun sequence genome:
- the LOC124935092 gene encoding nucleolin 1-like gives MRSTRQSTRIVFGEPRPIPKPVEVIGKGKDIVTNENEEVSEATCIVDLMMNQAKATATEKIEIFDTWARRDNFNPLEKSAKAEEKALKRLDEIMEDYISVVARYVHGENCSGASPFESSSDEDEIMNLSDDCNVEEDEQAFALLIEMGNFSAEEKRLMAQPVMEKSVEPIQTNPSIEEERVQEPVQALVAQEKEVIEEPAQALISREEEVLKSLVLEIEASQEKEAESLPFPSINAANIHENIINPFHDLGKLSEIVHKVCEDVEEEEEKSESKLEKDEPEQSMQVHTNISPIHTTLAYSQEISSNEGSSAEGSKLMKSMTALIATLQKNVAKMGSNMVKIMKTQKEDKKEFDDLLKTHKEMELTLKRNTYEVHMVNKTYSKFEKNLFKRKSDLHDIEREINVDLQREVMDGISLIQNQMIEVQCNMRRADAERLEQADSFAKRIHAKEDTKAVAEKEKNLITQGEDNSGRRGGGVSTGTRSKRKPTSDDSDRPSKRGGGRNGDRGGRVGGIGRGGRSLPPFQNLLTGEGMSGEGFTYRIDPRMKREEQ, from the exons ATGCGTTCCACAAGACAATCCACTAGAATCGTTTTTGGGGAACCTAGACCTATTCCAAAGCCGGTTGAGGTAATTGGAAAAGGAAAGGACATTGTAACAAATGAAAATGAGGAAGTTTCTGAGGCAACGTGCATTGTTGACCTTATGATGAATCAGGCCAAGGCAACTGCTACTGAAAAGATAGAGATCTTCGATACTTGG GCCAGAAGAGACAACTTCAACCCTCTAGAGAAGAGTGCTAAAGCTGAAGAGAAAGCCCTAAAAAGATTGGACGAGATTATGGAGGATTACATTTCGGTTGTTGCCCGTTATGTTCATGGAGAAAATTGCTCAGGAGCCAGTCCTTTTGAAAGCTCTTCAGATGAAGATGAGATCATGAATCTGTCAGATGACTGCAACGTTGAAGAAGATGAGCAAGCTTTTGCTCTTCTTATTGAAATGGGAAATTTTTCAGCAGaggaaaaacgtctaatggctCAACCTGTAATGGAGAAATCTGTGGAACCCATTCAAACCAATCCGTCCATCGAAGAAGAAAGAGTTCAAGAGCCGGTTCAAGCTCTTGTTGCTCAAGAAAAGGAAGTGATTGAAGAGCCAGCTCAAGCTCTTATTTCCCGAGAAGAAGAAGTGTTGAAGTCTCTTGTTCTTGAAATAGAGGCATCACAAGAAAAAGAAGCTGAA TCTCTACCATTTCCTAGTATCAATGCTGCAAATattcatgaaaatattataaacccGTTTCATGATTTAGGAAAACTATCCGAAATAGTTCACAAGGTTTGTGAAGAtgtggaggaagaagaagaaaaatctgAGAGTAAATTAGAGAAGGATGAACCCGAGCAGTCCATGCAAGTTCATACCAACATCAGTCCCATTCATACCACTCTAGCATACTCTCAAGAGATTTCGTCCAATGAAGGATCTTCGGCTGAAGGTTCAAAGCTCATGAAGTCCATGACTGCATTGATTGCAactcttcagaagaatgtggCAAAAATGGGATCTAATATGGTGAAAATCATGAAGACCCAGAAAGAGGACAAGAAGGAATTCGATGATCTTCTTAAAACCCACAAAGAGATGGAACTGACGCTGAAAAGAAACACGTATGAAGTTCATATGGTCAACAAGACAtattccaaatttgaaaagaacctCTTTAAGCGAAAATCCGACTTGCATGACATTGAAAGAGAAATCAATGTTGATCTTCAACGTGAGGTTATGGATGGAATAAGCTTGATTCAAAATCAGATGATTGAGGTTCAATGCAACATGAGAAGGGCAGATGCTGAAAGGTTAGAACAAGCTGATTCTTTTGCAAAAAGGATTCATGCCAAAGAAGATACCAAGGCGGttgctgaaaaagagaaaaatctcATCACTCAAGGTGAAGACAATAGCGGAAGAAGAGGTGGTGGTGTTTCAACTGGGACCAGGTCCAAGCGTAAGCCAACCAGTGATGATAGCGACAGACCAAgtaaaagaggcggaggtcgcaACGGTGATCGTGGTGGCAGAGTTGGTGGAATTGGTCGTGGTGGCCGCTCTCTTCCTCCGTTTCAAAATCTTTTGACTGGTGAAGGGATGAGTGGTGAAGGATTCACCTATCGAATTGATCCACGcatgaaaagggaagaacaatga